In a single window of the Notamacropus eugenii isolate mMacEug1 chromosome 4, mMacEug1.pri_v2, whole genome shotgun sequence genome:
- the C4H12orf76 gene encoding uncharacterized protein C12orf76 homolog, with protein MQLRGPQGRRWLLLLGLGLGGLLPGLAEAPSPAGTPPERSRPYAVLRGQNLVLMGSIFSILLVTMILMAICVYKPLRRR; from the exons ATGCAGCTGAGGGGGCCGCAAGGCCGCCGCTGGCTGCTGCTCCTGGGCCTCGGGCTAGGCGGACTCCTACCGGGGCTGGCGGAGGCCCCGAGCCCCGCCGGCACGCCTCCGGAGCGGAGCCGGCCGTACGCCGTACTGCGCGGACAGAACCTAG TGCTCATGGGAAGCATCTTCAGTATCCTGTTGGTGACTATGATACTTATGGCCATTTGCGTCTACAAGCCCCTTCGCCGTCGATAA